Proteins co-encoded in one Cyprinus carpio isolate SPL01 chromosome B5, ASM1834038v1, whole genome shotgun sequence genomic window:
- the LOC109090125 gene encoding probable E3 ubiquitin-protein ligase DTX2 isoform X1 has translation MATGSSFHSGGSGSRNGPSFASASSSSSGVPGQAQPMAVVWEWQDDLGFWRPYTGQVSSYIEQCLQRGANSNGICLAPADPSLSAYIIDIPNLKQFRQDTGKIRAVRRSLFPQSSALGSGVLWEWASDEGGWTAYEIRTSILLEHSYQAAQATADLSSHGYNYIVDLTALEQVNKSTSYRRRVRRQGSVPYPLASGSVIHSGPACTCHQCMSNSSTAGPMLSRSRHSFSSGQANRPSLQPQHGRLPGTSSSSAYSPYPRRPLSMGNLWNGPWSTPTSVAHPSGPPHAFGHHANGLSIPTIPLHVNGSSNVNSALAGMASILMSAAGLGVRFSTAPFSQSGSSRPTKSHPSSVKRAKRQSRTAPAQKPEEVIKKYMEEVPVVPDEDCIICMERLSCPSGYEVPAECSQSLQPNTVGRLTKCGHTFHMLCMLAMYNNGTKDGSLQCPSCKMIYGEKTGTQPKGKMEIYSIPQSLPGHPDCGTIQIIYNIPPGIQGPEHPNPGQPYTCRGFPRFCFLPDNDKGRKVLELLKVAWTRRLIFTVGTSSTTGEPDTVIWNEIHHKTEMMSNVSGHGYPDPNYLDNVLSELASQGVTEDCLKQDTPSQGAQGSAM, from the exons ATGGCAACAGGCTCCAGTTTCCATTCCGGAGGGAGTGGATCTAGAAACGGACCGTCATTCGCATCAGCGTCGTCTTCCTCGTCTGGAGTGCCGGGACAGGCTCAGCCGATGGCGGTGGTTTGGGAATGGCAGGATGATCTGGGCTTCTGGAGGCCCTACACCGGACAGGTGAGCAGCTACATCGAGCAGTGTCTCCAGAGAGGGGCCAACAGCAACGGCATCTGTCTGGCACCAGCAGACCCCAGCCTGTCTGCGTACATCATCGACATCCCCAACCTCAAACAGTTCAGACAGGACACTG GAAAGATACGCGCTGTGCGGCGATCCCTGTTTCCACAGTCCTCTGCTCTGGGTAGCGGGGTTCTTTGGGAGTGGGCTAGTGATGAAGGAGGGTGGACGGCGTATGAGATCCGAACCTCCATTTTGCTGGAGCACAGCTACCAGGCAGCGCAGGCCACAGCTGACCTGAGCTCACACGGCTACAACTACATTGTGGACCTCACTGCTCTGGAGCAAGTCAACAAGTCCACCAGCTACAGACGACGCGTCAGGCGGCAAGGTAGCGTGCCGTATCCTCTTGCTTCCGGTTCGGTAATTCACTCGGGCCCGGCCTGTACTTGTCACCAATGCATGAGCAATAGCAGCACCGCCGGACCCATGCTGAGCCGGTCACGGCATTCCTTCTCTTCGGGGCAGGCAAATCGGCCCAGCCTCCAGCCCCAGCATGGAAGACTTCCTGGAACCAGTTCCTCCTCAGCCTATTCGCCCTACCCCAGAAGACCCCTCTCCATGGGGAACTTATGGAACGGCCCATGGAGCACCCCCACCTCGGTGGCTCATCCTTCAGGACCACCACATGCTTTTGGTCACCATGCAAATGGATTAAG CATCCCAACCATCCCTCTACACGTGAACGGATCCAGTAATGTGAACTCTGCACTGGCAG GCATGGCTTCCATTTTGATGTCAGCTGCAGGACTGGGAGTTCGCTTCTCAACCGCCCCCTTCTCCCAGAGTGGCTCCAGCAGGCCCACCAAAAGCCACCCCAGCTCCGTTAAGAGGGCAAAGAGACAGTCCAGGACAG CACCAGCTCAGAAACCAGAAGAAGTCATTAAGAAATACATGGAGGAAGTGCCTGTGGTCCCAGATGAG GACTGTATTATCTGTATGGAGCGCCTGTCCTGCCCCTCTGGTTATGAGGTCCCAGCTGAGTGCTCGCAGTCTCTTCAGCCCAACACCGTGGGCAGACTCACAAAATGTGGTCACACTTTCCACATGCTCTGCATGCTGGCCATGTACAACAATGGAACCAAG GATGGGAGTCTTCAGTGCCCCTCATGTAAGATGATCTACGGAGAGAAGACCGGCACCCAACCCAAGGGCAAGATGGAGATTTACAGTATCCCTCAGTCTTTGCCTGGACACCCAGACTGCGGCACTATACAAATCATTTACAACATCCCGCCCGGAATACAG GGTCCTGAGCACCCAAACCCAGGGCAGCCGTATACGTGCAGAGGATTCCCTCGCTTCTGTTTCCTTCCTGACAATGACAAAGGAAGAAAG GTGCTGGAGCTGCTGAAAGTGGCATGGACACGGCGCCTCATCTTCACCGTGGGCACTTCCAGCACCACAGGGGAGCCAGACACCGTCATATGGAACGAAATCCACCACAAGACGGAGATGATGTCCAACGTCTCCGGCCACGGCTACCCCGACCCCAACTACCTGGACAATGTGCTCTCAGAACTGGCGTCACAGGGCGTGACAGAGGACTGCCTGAAACAGGACACTCCGAGCCAAGGGGCTCAAGGTTCAGCCATGTGA
- the LOC109090125 gene encoding probable E3 ubiquitin-protein ligase DTX2 isoform X2, whose protein sequence is MATGSSFHSGGSGSRNGPSFASASSSSSGVPGQAQPMAVVWEWQDDLGFWRPYTGQVSSYIEQCLQRGANSNGICLAPADPSLSAYIIDIPNLKQFRQDTGKIRAVRRSLFPQSSALGSGVLWEWASDEGGWTAYEIRTSILLEHSYQAAQATADLSSHGYNYIVDLTALEQVNKSTSYRRRVRRQGSVPYPLASGSVIHSGPACTCHQCMSNSSTAGPMLSRSRHSFSSGQANRPSLQPQHGRLPGTSSSSAYSPYPRRPLSMGNLWNGPWSTPTSVAHPSGPPHAFGHHANGLSIPTIPLHVNGSSNVNSALAAPAQKPEEVIKKYMEEVPVVPDEDCIICMERLSCPSGYEVPAECSQSLQPNTVGRLTKCGHTFHMLCMLAMYNNGTKDGSLQCPSCKMIYGEKTGTQPKGKMEIYSIPQSLPGHPDCGTIQIIYNIPPGIQGPEHPNPGQPYTCRGFPRFCFLPDNDKGRKVLELLKVAWTRRLIFTVGTSSTTGEPDTVIWNEIHHKTEMMSNVSGHGYPDPNYLDNVLSELASQGVTEDCLKQDTPSQGAQGSAM, encoded by the exons ATGGCAACAGGCTCCAGTTTCCATTCCGGAGGGAGTGGATCTAGAAACGGACCGTCATTCGCATCAGCGTCGTCTTCCTCGTCTGGAGTGCCGGGACAGGCTCAGCCGATGGCGGTGGTTTGGGAATGGCAGGATGATCTGGGCTTCTGGAGGCCCTACACCGGACAGGTGAGCAGCTACATCGAGCAGTGTCTCCAGAGAGGGGCCAACAGCAACGGCATCTGTCTGGCACCAGCAGACCCCAGCCTGTCTGCGTACATCATCGACATCCCCAACCTCAAACAGTTCAGACAGGACACTG GAAAGATACGCGCTGTGCGGCGATCCCTGTTTCCACAGTCCTCTGCTCTGGGTAGCGGGGTTCTTTGGGAGTGGGCTAGTGATGAAGGAGGGTGGACGGCGTATGAGATCCGAACCTCCATTTTGCTGGAGCACAGCTACCAGGCAGCGCAGGCCACAGCTGACCTGAGCTCACACGGCTACAACTACATTGTGGACCTCACTGCTCTGGAGCAAGTCAACAAGTCCACCAGCTACAGACGACGCGTCAGGCGGCAAGGTAGCGTGCCGTATCCTCTTGCTTCCGGTTCGGTAATTCACTCGGGCCCGGCCTGTACTTGTCACCAATGCATGAGCAATAGCAGCACCGCCGGACCCATGCTGAGCCGGTCACGGCATTCCTTCTCTTCGGGGCAGGCAAATCGGCCCAGCCTCCAGCCCCAGCATGGAAGACTTCCTGGAACCAGTTCCTCCTCAGCCTATTCGCCCTACCCCAGAAGACCCCTCTCCATGGGGAACTTATGGAACGGCCCATGGAGCACCCCCACCTCGGTGGCTCATCCTTCAGGACCACCACATGCTTTTGGTCACCATGCAAATGGATTAAG CATCCCAACCATCCCTCTACACGTGAACGGATCCAGTAATGTGAACTCTGCACTGGCAG CACCAGCTCAGAAACCAGAAGAAGTCATTAAGAAATACATGGAGGAAGTGCCTGTGGTCCCAGATGAG GACTGTATTATCTGTATGGAGCGCCTGTCCTGCCCCTCTGGTTATGAGGTCCCAGCTGAGTGCTCGCAGTCTCTTCAGCCCAACACCGTGGGCAGACTCACAAAATGTGGTCACACTTTCCACATGCTCTGCATGCTGGCCATGTACAACAATGGAACCAAG GATGGGAGTCTTCAGTGCCCCTCATGTAAGATGATCTACGGAGAGAAGACCGGCACCCAACCCAAGGGCAAGATGGAGATTTACAGTATCCCTCAGTCTTTGCCTGGACACCCAGACTGCGGCACTATACAAATCATTTACAACATCCCGCCCGGAATACAG GGTCCTGAGCACCCAAACCCAGGGCAGCCGTATACGTGCAGAGGATTCCCTCGCTTCTGTTTCCTTCCTGACAATGACAAAGGAAGAAAG GTGCTGGAGCTGCTGAAAGTGGCATGGACACGGCGCCTCATCTTCACCGTGGGCACTTCCAGCACCACAGGGGAGCCAGACACCGTCATATGGAACGAAATCCACCACAAGACGGAGATGATGTCCAACGTCTCCGGCCACGGCTACCCCGACCCCAACTACCTGGACAATGTGCTCTCAGAACTGGCGTCACAGGGCGTGACAGAGGACTGCCTGAAACAGGACACTCCGAGCCAAGGGGCTCAAGGTTCAGCCATGTGA